Genomic window (Pseudomonas sp. MM211):
ACCTAGGTGAGGGTACATACTGAGACGCGGTAGATAAAATATGATCTGACATTGATGGGTTTTCAGTACATATTTTCATTCCAAACTTGGCTAATGCTTTATTTGCAATTGAGCCAGAGTTTTTGAGCTCTCTAACATATAGCCTTAAAATCAATATCTCTTGTTTTCCCCTAAAGCGATCTGCAGGGTTATTGGCTATTGCTAGCCAAGAAGAATTTGCTATTGCTTTTATATAGTCTTCTCTTTCGATTTTCCTGTTTTTTATAAACAGCTCATTTTTTGTCAAAATGATTTTTAGTTTGTCTTTCTCTATCAATGCTTCAAGTTTTAAGACTTTATCTAAGCTGATTTTTTTATTCTGTTTTTGTGTTCGTACATAATAAAATACAGAATTTAAAAACTTGACGCTTCTACTGGTGTGAAATTTCTTCCGTAGACTTTCATACTCTTCTAATAGGAAATCTATTATTTC
Coding sequences:
- a CDS encoding DUF4435 domain-containing protein — its product is MTSRLNLFMEYAEGEEVHFVEYIKTRPADGLSKAVMVLEGKDDPKFYTPKFSSLLNREWTSISVGGKSKVLELRKKIRSHPKFFNDLTFFFVDRDYDQTITFKDTYVTPTYSIENLYCSRETVKRLIEAECGLTRSDITNRLEIIDFLLEEYESLRKKFHTSRSVKFLNSVFYYVRTQKQNKKISLDKVLKLEALIEKDKLKIILTKNELFIKNRKIEREDYIKAIANSSWLAIANNPADRFRGKQEILILRLYVRELKNSGSIANKALAKFGMKICTENPSMSDHILSTASQYVPSPRCLTKFLASI